One region of Thunnus albacares chromosome 20, fThuAlb1.1, whole genome shotgun sequence genomic DNA includes:
- the prr15lb gene encoding proline-rich protein 15-like protein B gives MADSSWWKLTFSRKKKSESKVLYEIPAEYGSNTGNKEHSSNNPPPDRMDSQFNARLEKIVDKSATKGRHVKVSHSGRFKEKKKVRATLVENPNLFAEHNLSDENHKMKTEK, from the coding sequence ATGGCTGACTCAAGCTGGTGGAAGCTGACCTTCTCACGCAAAAAGAAATCTGAATCCAAGGTCCTGTATGAGATCCCGGCCGAGTATGGCAGCAACACTGGGAATAAAGAGCACTCGAGCAATAATCCCCCTCCGGACCGTATGGACAGCCAGTTCAATGCCAGACTGGAGAAGATTGTAGATAAATCAGCCACCAAAGGCCGCCACGTCAAGGTCTCCCACTCTGGTCGCTtcaaggagaagaagaaggtccGCGCCACGCTGGTGGAGAACCCAAATCTGTTCGCAGAGCACAACCTCAGTGACGAGAACCATAAAATGAAGACTGAAAAATAG
- the pnpo gene encoding pyridoxine-5'-phosphate oxidase produces MRRYVSTNLTSMRRILSKDLLRHTSLFGRYLPSQTSLTFGRQSDFALKFTRKATSDRTSMDLSDMRKKYKGDEECFEESQLVSLDPVKQFGNWFDDATKCPAIGEANAMCISTATKDGRPSARMVLLKGYSNEGFRFFTNYESRKGNELESNPYACLVFYWEPLNRQIRIEGNVERIPYQSSCDYFHSRPKSSQIGAVVSRQSTPVPNRDYLRQKNAELEEKYKDTEVPMPDYWGGYIVKPYLIEFWQGQTNRLHDRIVFTKPKDGETELGEFQHAAEGDWVYQRLSP; encoded by the exons ATGCGCCGTTACGTCAGTACCAATTTGACAAGCATGAGGCGCATACTCAGTAAGGATTTATTGAGACATACCAGTTTATTTGGTAGATATCTTCCGTCCCAAACCTCTCTGACATTTGGCCGCCAGAGTGATTTTGCACTGAAATTCACCAGAAAAGCGACGAGTGACCGCACAAGCATGGACCTGAGTGACATGAGGAAGAAATACAAAGGAGACGAGGAG TGCTTCGAGGAGAGTCAGCTTGTGTCTCTGGACCCAGTCAAGCAATTCGGAAACTGGTTTGATGACGCCACAAAGTGCCCTGCAATTGGAGAGGCCAACGCTATGTGCATCTCCACTGCCACCAA AGACGGACGCCCGTCTGCCCGCATGGTTCTCCTCAAAGGTTACAGCAACGAAGGTTTTAGATTCTTTACAAACTACGAGAGCCGGAAGGGTAATGAGCTG GAGAGTAATCCATACGCGTGTTTAGTCTTCTACTGGGAGCCTCTTAACCGACAG ATTCGTATTGAGGGCAACGTGGAGCGGATCCCCTATCAGAGCTCTTGTGATTACTTCCACTCACGACCAAAGAGCAGCCAGATCGGGGCCGTTGTGAGCAGACAAAGCACTCCTGTTCCCAACAGAGAT TATCTCAGGCAGAAAAATGCGGAACTAGAGGAGAAATACAAGGATACAGAAGTGCCTATGCCTGACTACTG GGGCGGCTACATCGTCAAGCCTTACTTGATTGAGTTCTGGCAGGGTCAGACCAACAGACTTCACGACCGCATCGTCTTCACCAAGCCAAAGGACGGAGAGACCGAGCTGGGAGAGTTTCAGCACGCCGCCGAGGGCGACTGGGTTTACCAGCGACTGTCTCCATGA
- the mrpl10 gene encoding 39S ribosomal protein L10, mitochondrial — translation MSERFGTEDIYQINCECSICSYRHFLKTVFLSDMAATLCVKLLPKQGWLPLTQSVRHGSKAVTRHKKPMHILKQKLLAVTQYIPPTRVVPPGAYPSDTNKGPLKESDLVLLMKKDLKNVFQDCKMVAVVQNNASSAEDMMILKHRLHKHNITVKFFPNQVMRSFLLESVYSNMAPLFIGPTVLFVCKEAKAKEMLSTLRSSPQMTLLGACIDNTLLSAQGVVSYSKLPSVSVVRGELVSGLTMLTSRTAAMLQRHPAHLLALLQQYVKQQSAEEAPKAEEAT, via the exons ATGTCAGAGAGGTTTGGGACGGAAGATATCTACCAAATAAACTG TGAATGCAGCATTTGCAGCTATCGTCACTTCCTGAAAACCGTTTTCCTGTCAGACATGGCGGCGACCTTGTGTGTAAAACTACTACCGAAACAGG gatgGCTTCCCCTCACACAGAGTGTCCGGCACGGCTCCAAGGCTGTGACTCGCCACAAGAAGCCCATGCACATCCTGAAACAGAAGCTCCTGGCTGTCACTCAGTACATCCCTCCTACACGGGTGGTTCCTCCAGGAGCCTATCCATCAGACACCAACAAAGGCCCATTAAAG GAGAGCGATTTGGTTTTACTCATGAAGAAGGATTTGAAGAACGTGTTCCAGGACTGTAAGATGGTCGCTGTGGTTCAGAACAACGCCAGCAGCGCTGAGGACATGATGATCCTGAAGCACAGACTTCATAAACATAACATCACCGTCAAGTTTTTCCCCAACCAG GTGATGCGGTCGTTCCTGCTGGAGAGCGTTTACTCCAACATGGCTCCTCTGTTCATCGGTCCAACGGTTCTGTTCGTGTGTAAAGAGGCGAAGGCGAAGGAGATGCTGTCGACTTTGAGATCCAGCCCACAGATGACGCTCCTCG GCGCTTGCATAGACAACACGCTGCTGAGCGCTCAGGGCGTGGTGAGCTACTCCAAACTGCCGTCGGTGTCCGTCGTCAGGGGCGAGCTGGTGAGCGGGCTGACGATGCTGACCTCGCGCACGGCCGCCATGCTGCAGCGACACCCGGCCCATCTGTTGGCGCTGCTGCAGCAGTACGTCAAACAGCAGAGCGCCGAGGAGGCTCCTAAAGCGGAGGAGGCCACGTAG